A genome region from Candidatus Buchananbacteria bacterium CG10_big_fil_rev_8_21_14_0_10_42_9 includes the following:
- a CDS encoding dihydroorotate dehydrogenase electron transfer subunit: protein GGGTGLVPMMRLLTCVRPEDDVTVLIGAKSKDEVFFEDLANNLLKNNSHKVIVTTDDGSYGEKGFVTDMVEKLVTKNHFDGVYTCGPEKMMYKTVKISHSKGLFVQASLERMMKCGVGICGSCCMGEDLVCRDGTVFDGTHLLSNKEFGQFHRNKAGILENY from the coding sequence TGGAGGTGGAACTGGTCTAGTACCGATGATGAGATTGCTGACTTGTGTTAGGCCCGAAGACGATGTAACTGTTTTAATTGGTGCAAAATCAAAAGATGAAGTGTTCTTTGAAGATTTAGCAAATAATTTGTTAAAAAATAATTCTCACAAAGTAATTGTCACTACTGATGATGGATCATATGGTGAAAAAGGATTTGTTACTGATATGGTTGAAAAACTAGTCACCAAAAATCATTTTGATGGAGTGTATACATGTGGACCTGAAAAAATGATGTACAAAACTGTTAAAATATCCCATTCAAAAGGGTTGTTTGTACAAGCCAGCCTTGAACGCATGATGAAATGTGGTGTTGGAATTTGTGGAAGCTGCTGTATGGGTGAAGATTTGGTTTGTAGAGATGGTACTGTGTTTGATGGAACTCATTTACTGTCAAACAAAGAATTTGGTCAATTTCATAGAAATAAGGCTGGAATTCTAGAAAATTATTAA